From Streptomyces sp. NBC_01460, a single genomic window includes:
- a CDS encoding ABC transporter permease, with protein sequence MTVVERTAAPAPATTGPVRVRRVPPRIAALRWIGLRAVALAVLLAAWQAVVAAEVWPRVLVPSPGEVWHQFVLASTVHDGVRGYSGYLLIEHLGVSLRRIGIGAGYAMLAGIPLGLLIGVVKPLAVVLEPAVTFLRTLPPLAYFSLLVIWFGIDESPKIWLLVIAALPPIAAATAAAVRTVPGELVEAARALGAGPVSLLLSVRLPAALPEILTGVRIAVGIAYTCVVAAETINGVPGIGGMIRDAQRYNQTAVVIAGLIAIGLSGILLDALLKGAERGLVPWRGRS encoded by the coding sequence GTGACCGTCGTCGAGCGGACCGCCGCCCCCGCACCGGCCACGACCGGTCCCGTACGGGTACGCCGCGTCCCGCCCCGCATCGCCGCCCTGCGCTGGATCGGGCTGCGCGCGGTCGCCCTCGCCGTCCTGCTCGCCGCCTGGCAGGCCGTCGTGGCCGCCGAGGTGTGGCCGCGGGTGCTCGTGCCGTCGCCGGGGGAGGTCTGGCACCAGTTCGTGCTCGCCTCCACGGTCCACGACGGGGTGCGCGGCTACAGCGGGTACCTGCTGATCGAACACCTGGGGGTCAGCCTCCGGCGCATCGGGATCGGCGCGGGGTACGCGATGCTCGCGGGCATCCCCCTGGGGCTGCTCATCGGCGTCGTCAAGCCGCTCGCCGTCGTCCTCGAACCGGCTGTCACCTTTCTGCGTACGCTGCCCCCGCTCGCCTACTTCTCGCTGCTCGTCATCTGGTTCGGCATCGACGAGTCCCCGAAGATCTGGCTCCTCGTCATCGCGGCCCTGCCCCCGATCGCCGCCGCCACCGCCGCCGCCGTGCGCACGGTTCCGGGCGAACTCGTCGAAGCGGCACGGGCGCTCGGCGCGGGCCCGGTGTCCCTGCTGCTCTCGGTGCGACTGCCCGCCGCGCTGCCGGAGATCCTCACCGGTGTACGGATCGCCGTCGGCATCGCGTACACCTGCGTCGTCGCCGCCGAGACCATCAACGGGGTCCCCGGCATCGGCGGCATGATCCGCGACGCCCAGCGCTACAACCAGACCGCCGTCGTCATCGCCGGCCTCATCGCCATCGGCCTCTCCGGCATCCTCCTCGACGCCCTGCTCAAGGGCGCCGAACGCGGGCTCGTGCCGTGGCGCGGCCGGTCCTGA
- a CDS encoding LLM class flavin-dependent oxidoreductase produces the protein MPENPLLLHWFLPTGGDGRDPGGVTAVQGRTGAATRRPADIGYLTQVARAAEQAGFHSLLTPVGLGCVDPWILTAALTQHTDRIGFLVAFRSGFASPTLLAQQADAFRRFAGGRLRLNVVTGGDPLEQRAYGDHLAHDQRYARTDEVMAVLRDLLAGKRVDRTGEHLRVEGAQLHDPALQHPVPLYFGGASPAAEAVAARRADVQLLWGEPPAALAQRIDRLRAAAPALRFGLRLHVISRDTAAEAWAEADRILSGIDPEAVRASQERFARMDSTGQARMAALHGGSADAATLEVAPNLWAGIGLVREGAGTALVGSHDEVAQRLSEYRSLGIDEFILSGYPHLEEAYRVGEEVAPRLRALVAGAGA, from the coding sequence ATGCCCGAAAACCCGCTCCTGCTCCACTGGTTCCTGCCCACGGGCGGCGACGGCCGTGATCCCGGCGGGGTCACCGCCGTGCAGGGGAGGACCGGCGCGGCCACCCGCCGGCCCGCCGACATCGGCTATCTCACGCAGGTGGCGCGCGCCGCCGAACAGGCCGGGTTCCACTCGCTGCTGACCCCCGTGGGGCTCGGCTGCGTCGACCCCTGGATCCTCACCGCGGCCCTCACCCAGCACACCGACCGCATCGGGTTCCTGGTCGCCTTCCGCTCGGGATTCGCGAGCCCCACCCTGCTGGCCCAGCAGGCCGACGCCTTCCGGCGGTTCGCCGGGGGGAGGCTCCGCCTCAACGTCGTCACGGGCGGGGACCCCCTCGAACAGCGGGCGTACGGCGACCACTTGGCCCATGACCAGCGCTACGCCCGCACCGACGAGGTGATGGCGGTCCTGCGCGATCTCCTCGCGGGCAAGCGCGTCGACCGCACGGGGGAGCACCTGCGCGTCGAGGGTGCCCAGCTCCACGATCCGGCCCTCCAGCACCCCGTCCCCCTCTACTTCGGCGGGGCCTCCCCGGCGGCCGAGGCGGTCGCCGCGCGCCGGGCCGACGTACAGCTGCTCTGGGGTGAGCCGCCGGCCGCCCTCGCGCAGCGCATCGACCGTCTCCGCGCCGCCGCCCCCGCGCTCCGCTTCGGTCTGCGGCTGCACGTCATCAGCCGGGACACCGCCGCCGAGGCCTGGGCCGAGGCGGACCGGATCCTCTCGGGCATCGACCCGGAGGCCGTCCGGGCCAGCCAGGAACGCTTCGCCCGTATGGACTCCACCGGGCAGGCCCGCATGGCCGCGCTCCACGGCGGCTCGGCGGACGCCGCGACGCTGGAGGTCGCCCCGAACCTCTGGGCGGGCATCGGGCTCGTACGGGAAGGGGCCGGCACCGCGCTCGTCGGCTCGCACGACGAGGTCGCCCAGCGGCTGTCCGAGTACCGGAGCCTGGGCATCGACGAGTTCATCCTCTCCGGCTATCCCCATCTGGAGGAGGCCTACCGGGTGGGCGAGGAAGTCGCCCCCCGGCTGCGCGCGCTCGTCGCGGGGGCCGGAGCGTGA
- a CDS encoding MFS transporter, with protein MTETAEPRVSRTRILADLTPLRTSPDYRRLWFGNTVSWIGQGMTALAVSLQVYDITGSAFSVGLIGLCSLVPLVLLGLYSGAVADTVDRRKLGLVSATGSFLLSLVLAAVTFAGVQHVGLLYAVVALQAVCFALNSPARSSMIARLLPAEQLPAANALNAMTSTTGGLAGPMLGGLIVGWWGYRAAYTVDAVTFTASLYAMWRLPSMLPGRGEGEKAPKRASVLDGLRFLGTRPNLRMTFFSDLSAMVLAHPRALFPVVAVVWFGGDARTTGLLVAAPALGALLGSVFSGWLGRIHRHGLAVLVAVACWGGAIALFGLTRQLWPGLVLLALAGCADSVSMVFRNTMLQAAVPDEMRGRLQGVFIVVVAGGPRLGDLVAGSVADLTSPAVAVTGGGLACVLVVCLLGLRWRGFARYDARDPQP; from the coding sequence GTGACCGAAACAGCCGAACCACGTGTATCCCGCACACGTATACTCGCCGACCTGACGCCCCTGCGTACCTCCCCCGACTACCGGCGGCTCTGGTTCGGGAACACCGTGTCCTGGATCGGGCAGGGCATGACGGCGTTGGCCGTCTCCCTCCAGGTCTACGACATCACCGGGTCCGCCTTCTCCGTCGGGCTGATCGGTCTCTGTTCGCTCGTCCCGCTGGTGCTCCTCGGGCTGTACAGCGGGGCCGTGGCCGACACCGTCGACCGGCGCAAGCTGGGTCTTGTCAGCGCCACAGGATCGTTCCTGCTCTCCCTGGTGCTGGCAGCTGTCACCTTCGCCGGGGTCCAGCACGTCGGCCTGCTGTACGCCGTCGTCGCCCTCCAGGCCGTGTGCTTCGCGCTCAACTCCCCGGCCCGCAGCTCGATGATCGCCCGGCTCCTTCCGGCCGAACAGCTCCCCGCCGCCAACGCCCTCAACGCGATGACCTCCACCACCGGCGGTCTGGCCGGACCGATGCTCGGCGGTCTGATCGTCGGCTGGTGGGGCTACAGGGCGGCGTACACCGTCGACGCCGTCACCTTCACCGCCTCCCTGTACGCGATGTGGCGGCTGCCGTCGATGCTGCCCGGCCGGGGCGAGGGGGAGAAGGCCCCCAAGCGGGCCTCCGTCCTGGACGGCCTGCGGTTCCTCGGGACCCGGCCCAATCTGCGGATGACCTTCTTCAGCGACCTGAGCGCCATGGTGCTCGCCCACCCGCGCGCCCTGTTCCCCGTGGTCGCCGTGGTCTGGTTCGGCGGCGACGCCAGGACCACCGGGCTGCTGGTCGCCGCCCCGGCGCTGGGCGCGCTGCTGGGCAGCGTGTTCTCCGGGTGGCTGGGCCGGATCCACCGGCACGGGCTCGCCGTCCTGGTCGCCGTGGCCTGCTGGGGCGGAGCCATCGCCCTGTTCGGGCTGACCCGGCAGCTGTGGCCGGGGCTGGTCCTGCTCGCGCTCGCCGGCTGCGCGGACTCCGTCTCGATGGTCTTCCGCAACACGATGCTCCAGGCGGCCGTCCCGGACGAGATGCGCGGCCGGCTCCAGGGCGTGTTCATCGTCGTCGTGGCGGGCGGCCCCCGGCTGGGCGACCTCGTGGCCGGCTCCGTGGCCGACCTGACGTCCCCGGCCGTGGCGGTGACCGGCGGCGGTCTCGCCTGCGTCCTGGTGGTGTGTCTGCTCGGGCTGCGCTGGCGGGGCTTCGCCCGGTACGACGCGCGCGACCCGCAGCCGTAG
- a CDS encoding PQQ-dependent sugar dehydrogenase has translation MPRRRWTGPLLLALLLTAPLAVPAEADTAPPRATTAEAAPLTPLPSLHATTTQVASGLRRPTAIAAPDDGTDRLFITQKSGTVRVYRPDTGLAPAPVVDISSAVDESGNERGLLGIALPPDFAESQDLYLAYTALPDGAVTLARYRLDESRLEVLLSQEHAENSNHNGGQLAFGPDGDLYWSIGDGGGSADPLRSAQRLDTLLGKIMRIDVSRSCGSLAYCVPGDNPFVGTPGAREEIWLYGLRNPWRFSFDSADGSMWIGDVGQGRWEEVDHLAPGRGGLNLGWSCYEGLERFTGGDCVPGETYTEPVFTYSPYTGGCSVIGGHVYRGAKYAGLVGGTYIATDYCSSTVWALRPDGDGGYEQAEIGEMPTQVTSIGTTADGEFYVVNDLPGGLHRVSFAREEPTCRVDRTVQAWGTGTTVDLTVTNTGSAPVNGWTLAFPLALGQTVVSDWNTDLTQGSNTVAARNAAHNAVIAPGASITLGYLADHTGDASSPPRFTLNGDACAVGD, from the coding sequence ATGCCGAGACGCCGATGGACCGGGCCCCTTCTGCTGGCCCTCCTGCTGACCGCCCCCCTCGCGGTGCCCGCCGAAGCGGACACCGCGCCGCCCCGGGCGACCACGGCGGAGGCCGCCCCGCTCACGCCCCTGCCGTCGCTCCACGCGACCACCACCCAGGTCGCCTCAGGGCTGAGACGGCCCACCGCGATCGCCGCCCCCGACGACGGGACGGACCGGCTGTTCATCACCCAGAAGTCCGGCACCGTCCGCGTCTACCGTCCGGACACCGGCCTGGCCCCGGCCCCGGTCGTCGACATCTCCTCGGCCGTGGACGAATCGGGCAACGAGCGCGGCCTGCTCGGCATCGCCCTCCCGCCCGACTTCGCCGAGAGCCAGGACCTGTACCTGGCGTACACCGCGCTGCCCGACGGCGCGGTCACGCTCGCCCGCTACCGTCTCGACGAGTCCCGCCTCGAAGTCCTGCTCTCGCAGGAACACGCCGAGAACAGCAACCACAACGGCGGCCAGCTCGCGTTCGGCCCGGACGGCGATCTGTACTGGAGCATCGGCGACGGCGGCGGCTCCGCGGACCCCCTCCGCTCCGCGCAGCGGCTGGACACCCTGCTGGGCAAGATCATGCGCATCGACGTGAGCCGGAGCTGCGGCTCCCTCGCCTACTGCGTGCCCGGCGACAACCCCTTCGTGGGCACCCCCGGCGCCCGCGAGGAGATCTGGCTGTACGGTCTGCGCAACCCGTGGCGCTTCTCCTTCGACAGCGCCGACGGCTCGATGTGGATCGGTGACGTCGGGCAGGGCCGGTGGGAGGAGGTCGACCACCTGGCACCCGGCCGGGGAGGGCTGAACCTCGGCTGGTCCTGCTACGAAGGCCTGGAGAGGTTCACGGGCGGCGACTGCGTGCCCGGCGAGACGTACACCGAGCCCGTGTTCACCTACTCCCCGTACACCGGCGGCTGCTCGGTCATCGGGGGCCACGTCTACCGGGGCGCGAAGTACGCCGGCCTGGTCGGCGGCACGTACATCGCCACCGACTACTGCTCGTCCACGGTCTGGGCGCTGCGCCCCGACGGCGACGGCGGCTACGAGCAGGCCGAGATCGGGGAGATGCCCACGCAGGTGACGTCGATCGGTACGACCGCCGACGGGGAGTTCTACGTGGTCAACGATCTGCCCGGCGGGCTGCACCGCGTGTCGTTCGCCCGGGAGGAACCCACCTGCCGGGTGGACCGCACCGTGCAGGCGTGGGGCACGGGCACCACGGTCGACCTGACGGTCACCAACACGGGCAGCGCCCCCGTGAACGGCTGGACACTCGCCTTCCCGCTGGCCCTGGGGCAGACCGTCGTCTCCGACTGGAACACCGACCTGACCCAGGGAAGCAACACGGTCGCGGCGAGGAACGCCGCGCACAACGCCGTGATCGCCCCGGGCGCGAGCATCACCCTCGGCTATCTCGCCGACCACACCGGTGACGCGTCGTCGCCGCCGCGCTTCACGCTCAACGGCGACGCCTGCGCCGTCGGGGACTGA
- a CDS encoding HAD family hydrolase: MPGAAIFDVDGTLTDTNHLHVVAWWEAFRQAGHAVPMTDIHRAIGLGSGDLIERLLGARRDEEQDSAISSAHTVLYGTYFDRLPAFEGAGDLLRTLAGRGWRVVLATSASGPELEALRRAVDADDAIWRTASSDDVDEGKPSPEPLRLACELAGVGPEQAVFVGDSVWDMEAAARAGVRSVALLSGGIPRADLERAGAGVVYQDAAELLARLPDSPFGAAAP, encoded by the coding sequence ATGCCAGGCGCCGCGATCTTCGACGTGGACGGCACGCTGACCGACACCAACCACCTCCACGTGGTGGCGTGGTGGGAGGCGTTCCGGCAGGCAGGGCACGCCGTGCCCATGACGGACATCCACCGGGCGATCGGCCTCGGCTCCGGGGATCTGATCGAGCGGCTGCTCGGAGCCCGACGCGACGAGGAACAGGACTCCGCCATCAGTTCCGCGCACACGGTGCTCTACGGAACGTACTTCGACCGCCTCCCCGCTTTCGAGGGCGCGGGCGACCTGCTGCGCACCCTGGCCGGGCGCGGTTGGCGGGTCGTGCTGGCCACGTCGGCGAGCGGTCCGGAGCTGGAGGCCCTGCGCCGGGCCGTGGACGCGGACGACGCGATCTGGAGGACGGCGAGCTCGGACGACGTCGACGAGGGGAAGCCCTCCCCGGAACCCCTGCGGCTGGCCTGTGAACTGGCCGGAGTCGGTCCGGAACAGGCGGTGTTCGTGGGTGATTCCGTGTGGGACATGGAGGCGGCGGCCCGGGCCGGTGTGCGGTCGGTGGCGCTGCTGTCGGGTGGCATTCCCCGCGCCGACCTGGAGCGGGCGGGCGCGGGCGTGGTCTACCAGGACGCCGCCGAGCTGCTCGCCCGCCTCCCCGACAGCCCTTTCGGAGCGGCTGCTCCCTGA
- a CDS encoding TIGR03557 family F420-dependent LLM class oxidoreductase: MEIGYKLAAEAFGPAELVRQAVLAEQAGFDFVEISDHYLPWLDNQGHSPFAWTVLGSIAARTSRIGLATGVTCPTVRYHPAVIAQAAATLALLSDGRFVLGVGSGERLNEHVVGAGFPDAVSTRHETLREALEIIRLLWSGGYRSYEGKHLRLEDARVFDLPDELPLIAVAASGKVSTRIAAELGDGLFATEDKPEIVRSYRAAGGDGPCYAEVPMAWAPDEHTAAQAALETSRWAVTGWKVMSELPNPVNFDAATATVREQDILEKFACGPDPARYTEVAQKFVDAGFDRLVMQNAGPDPDGFMEFYSRHLDASLRRLSPDTSHA; the protein is encoded by the coding sequence ATGGAAATCGGATACAAGCTGGCCGCCGAAGCGTTCGGTCCGGCAGAACTCGTGCGGCAGGCGGTTCTCGCCGAGCAGGCGGGCTTCGACTTCGTCGAGATCAGCGATCACTATCTCCCCTGGCTCGACAACCAGGGACATTCGCCGTTCGCGTGGACGGTGCTGGGAAGCATCGCGGCCAGGACCTCCAGGATCGGGCTGGCCACCGGTGTCACCTGCCCCACCGTGCGCTACCACCCGGCGGTCATCGCTCAGGCGGCCGCGACCCTCGCGCTGTTGTCGGACGGCCGCTTCGTCCTGGGTGTGGGCTCGGGCGAGCGCCTGAACGAGCACGTCGTCGGAGCGGGCTTCCCCGACGCGGTCAGCACACGTCACGAGACGCTCAGGGAAGCCCTGGAGATCATCCGGCTGCTGTGGAGCGGTGGATACCGGTCCTACGAGGGCAAGCACCTACGTCTGGAGGACGCCCGGGTCTTCGACCTCCCCGACGAGCTGCCCCTGATCGCGGTGGCCGCCAGCGGCAAGGTGTCGACACGGATCGCCGCGGAACTGGGCGACGGGCTGTTCGCCACCGAGGACAAGCCGGAGATCGTCCGGAGCTACCGTGCCGCGGGCGGCGACGGGCCGTGCTACGCCGAGGTTCCGATGGCCTGGGCCCCCGACGAGCACACCGCGGCGCAGGCCGCCCTGGAGACGTCGCGCTGGGCCGTGACCGGGTGGAAGGTCATGAGCGAGCTCCCCAATCCGGTCAACTTCGACGCGGCGACCGCGACGGTCCGTGAACAGGACATCCTGGAGAAGTTCGCGTGCGGCCCCGACCCCGCCCGCTACACCGAGGTCGCGCAGAAGTTCGTCGACGCCGGGTTCGACAGGCTGGTCATGCAGAACGCCGGCCCGGACCCCGACGGCTTCATGGAGTTCTACAGCCGCCACCTCGACGCAAGCCTCAGGCGACTGAGCCCGGACACCTCCCACGCCTGA
- a CDS encoding LPFR motif small protein has product MLKAIADVLRSIGGAIATVVTLPFRAVARLFGGASDTAHGHH; this is encoded by the coding sequence ATGCTGAAGGCGATCGCAGACGTTCTCCGATCCATCGGCGGGGCCATCGCCACCGTCGTCACCCTGCCTTTCCGCGCCGTCGCGCGGCTCTTCGGCGGAGCCTCCGACACCGCGCACGGCCACCACTGA
- a CDS encoding purine-cytosine permease family protein — protein sequence MPLSHAQDDRGVAGPSAPDPRPAFGGRMPTAPGDLRIETHGIAPVPEDRRYGGPGRLFTVWFAPNLTMTGVFTGTVGIALGLDFATALVAVVLGTLVGAVPTAYLGTWGSRTGVGQLPLARLAFGRGVVLPGALQWLSSIAWDALIGLFGGDALAQLFGWPFWLGVLVMMAAQGALGVLGYEAIHRLQTVMTFALAAAFAVLSVKLLDGVHPTASGTVHGADRAGAFVLTCTIALSLALSWAPYASDFSRYLPAATSRPRMFWCTLLGISLSFVAVQALGLWGASVLTDQTARGVDTLLGGGALGAFGLLAVALAALCSNAMNDYSGSLALQTMGVRLPRPVAAALAAALGFPLVLWMHAADTTARFQNVLLLVGYWIPGFVAIVAVDWVVRARARNGAPIDLAAERALDRPWWPALTAFVAAFAAAVPFMSTGLYVGPAAEALHGADLAYGVAFLVALSVYTPLRLRRRS from the coding sequence ATGCCGTTGTCGCATGCCCAGGACGACCGTGGGGTCGCGGGGCCGTCGGCCCCGGACCCGCGACCCGCTTTCGGGGGCCGCATGCCCACCGCCCCCGGTGACCTGCGGATCGAGACGCACGGGATAGCCCCCGTTCCCGAGGACCGGCGGTACGGCGGCCCCGGCCGGCTGTTCACCGTCTGGTTCGCCCCCAACCTGACCATGACCGGCGTCTTCACCGGCACCGTGGGCATCGCCCTGGGGCTGGACTTCGCCACGGCGCTCGTCGCCGTCGTGCTCGGCACGCTCGTGGGTGCGGTGCCCACCGCGTACCTCGGCACCTGGGGCAGTCGGACCGGCGTCGGTCAACTTCCGCTCGCGCGACTGGCGTTCGGGCGGGGCGTCGTGCTGCCCGGGGCCTTGCAGTGGCTGTCCTCGATCGCCTGGGACGCGCTGATCGGCCTGTTCGGCGGGGACGCTCTGGCCCAGCTGTTCGGCTGGCCCTTCTGGCTCGGCGTGCTGGTCATGATGGCCGCCCAGGGCGCGCTCGGCGTGCTGGGGTACGAGGCGATCCACCGGCTCCAGACGGTGATGACGTTCGCCCTCGCCGCCGCCTTCGCCGTGCTCTCCGTCAAGCTGCTGGACGGCGTCCACCCCACCGCCTCGGGCACCGTGCACGGCGCCGACCGGGCGGGCGCCTTCGTCCTGACGTGCACGATCGCCCTGAGCCTGGCGCTGTCGTGGGCCCCGTACGCGAGCGACTTCAGCCGTTATCTGCCGGCCGCCACCTCTCGGCCGCGCATGTTCTGGTGCACGCTGCTGGGAATCAGCCTCTCCTTCGTGGCCGTCCAGGCGCTCGGCCTGTGGGGCGCATCCGTCCTCACCGACCAGACGGCGCGCGGGGTCGACACCCTTCTGGGCGGCGGGGCGCTCGGGGCGTTCGGTCTCCTCGCCGTGGCGCTGGCCGCGCTGTGCAGCAACGCCATGAACGACTACAGCGGTTCCCTGGCGCTGCAGACGATGGGGGTACGCCTGCCGCGCCCCGTCGCGGCCGCGCTCGCCGCCGCGCTCGGCTTCCCGCTCGTGCTGTGGATGCACGCGGCCGACACCACGGCGCGCTTCCAGAACGTACTGCTCCTGGTCGGCTACTGGATCCCCGGCTTCGTAGCGATCGTGGCCGTCGACTGGGTGGTGCGGGCCAGGGCCCGGAACGGCGCACCGATCGACCTCGCCGCCGAGCGCGCCCTCGACCGGCCGTGGTGGCCGGCGCTCACCGCCTTCGTGGCCGCCTTCGCCGCGGCCGTACCGTTCATGAGCACCGGCCTGTACGTGGGCCCGGCGGCGGAGGCCCTGCACGGAGCGGACCTCGCCTACGGAGTGGCGTTCCTCGTGGCCCTGTCCGTCTACACCCCGCTGCGCCTGCGCCGCCGCTCCTGA
- a CDS encoding glycoside hydrolase family 76 protein — protein MRWSPSRRQVLGASLAALAAATTTEAPAAAPAHALSPSRSLSRARVTYDALKKYFDTADGTGLVREQYPAAADDRPYSYEWPLSQVHVAALDLAFVDRRYAPALAVRAEAQELYWNPSGGTTGLPGYDSYPVAPHGGGGDMFYDDNEWVGLAKSQLHLQTGDRAALRRAEEVFALVESGWDTDLGHPAPGGVFWTQADWNHSRNTVSNMPGAQLGLRLHQITGRSRYLESSRRFYDWTNTHLRTPEGLYWDSLDLAGVVDRTVWSYNQGVPVGVGVLLYRATGDRSHLSQARRTAEAAYTHFVTEGRLLTQPVFFNSIFFKNLLLLESETGGSVYRRAMADYADHLWSERRDGSTGLMRFDDSGTTQAIEQAAATQIFAVLAWPRGAWRTLY, from the coding sequence ATGCGCTGGTCCCCCTCACGCCGTCAGGTCCTCGGTGCCTCTCTCGCCGCACTGGCCGCCGCGACCACCACCGAAGCGCCCGCAGCGGCCCCCGCTCACGCACTGTCCCCTTCCCGCTCCCTCTCCCGTGCGCGCGTCACCTACGACGCCCTGAAGAAGTACTTCGACACGGCCGACGGCACGGGGCTCGTACGCGAGCAGTACCCGGCCGCCGCCGACGACCGCCCGTACTCCTACGAATGGCCGCTCTCCCAGGTCCACGTCGCCGCCCTCGACCTGGCCTTCGTGGACCGCCGCTACGCACCGGCCCTGGCCGTCCGCGCCGAGGCGCAGGAGCTGTACTGGAATCCCTCGGGCGGCACCACCGGTCTCCCCGGCTACGACTCCTACCCGGTCGCCCCGCACGGCGGGGGCGGCGACATGTTCTACGACGACAACGAGTGGGTGGGACTGGCCAAGTCCCAGCTCCACCTGCAGACCGGCGACCGGGCCGCGCTCCGTCGCGCGGAGGAGGTCTTCGCGCTGGTCGAGTCGGGCTGGGACACCGACCTGGGCCATCCCGCCCCCGGCGGGGTCTTCTGGACGCAGGCCGACTGGAACCACAGCCGCAACACCGTCTCCAACATGCCCGGCGCCCAACTGGGCCTGCGCCTGCACCAGATCACCGGCAGGTCCCGCTACCTGGAGTCCTCCAGGCGCTTCTACGACTGGACCAACACCCATCTGCGGACCCCCGAGGGCCTCTACTGGGACAGCCTCGACCTGGCCGGCGTGGTCGACCGGACCGTCTGGTCCTACAACCAGGGCGTCCCGGTCGGCGTCGGCGTCCTCCTGTACAGGGCGACCGGTGACCGCAGCCACCTGAGCCAGGCCCGGCGTACGGCCGAGGCCGCGTACACGCACTTCGTGACCGAGGGGCGGCTGCTGACCCAGCCCGTCTTCTTCAACTCGATCTTCTTCAAGAACCTGCTGCTGCTGGAGTCGGAGACCGGCGGATCCGTCTACCGGCGGGCGATGGCCGACTACGCGGACCACCTCTGGTCCGAGCGTCGGGACGGCTCCACCGGCCTGATGCGTTTCGACGACAGCGGGACCACCCAGGCCATCGAACAGGCCGCCGCCACGCAGATCTTCGCGGTACTGGCCTGGCCGCGCGGCGCCTGGCGGACGCTCTACTGA
- a CDS encoding alkene reductase, with product MGTIQSTVLDQPLLRPADLGDFQLPNRVVMAPTTRARAANDGLVPTEMHAAYYGQRASAGLIITEGTWVSDRAIGFINVPGIYSQEQLAGWRQVTDLVHTLGGRIVLQLWHTGAASHPDHLGGDLPAGPSPVNPHEMSFTPSGFKETVTPREMTTADIESTIAAFGTASANARSAGFDGVEVHAIGSFLIPQFLNPRLNHRTDGYGTNRAGRRRLLLEIVDAAAAAWDGRRVGVRLSPFWTSGDLFTADDETLADYDELVTELSDRPVAYLHLRGPAQAAPGDAPDFGAFARYRKRFDGPLIANHGFDRESGNAVIESGNADAVSFATHFIANPDLVTRFAMHRDLATGDPDTYYAGEADGYVDYPMSGWQDDSR from the coding sequence ATGGGCACGATCCAGTCGACGGTGCTTGACCAGCCACTGCTGCGGCCGGCGGACTTAGGAGACTTCCAGCTGCCCAACCGGGTGGTGATGGCCCCGACCACGCGGGCCCGCGCCGCCAACGACGGCCTGGTGCCGACCGAGATGCACGCGGCCTACTACGGCCAGCGGGCCAGCGCCGGACTGATCATCACGGAGGGGACGTGGGTCAGCGACCGGGCGATCGGCTTCATCAACGTTCCCGGCATCTACAGCCAGGAGCAGCTCGCCGGATGGCGGCAGGTCACCGACCTCGTGCACACGCTCGGCGGCCGCATCGTGCTGCAACTCTGGCACACGGGCGCGGCATCGCACCCCGATCACCTCGGAGGCGATCTGCCGGCCGGGCCGTCGCCGGTCAACCCTCATGAGATGTCCTTCACCCCGAGCGGGTTCAAGGAGACCGTCACCCCGCGGGAGATGACGACCGCGGACATCGAGAGCACGATCGCGGCCTTCGGCACCGCTTCGGCGAACGCACGCAGTGCCGGCTTCGACGGCGTCGAGGTGCACGCCATCGGCTCCTTCCTGATCCCGCAGTTCCTCAACCCGCGGCTGAACCACCGCACCGACGGCTACGGCACGAACCGCGCCGGCCGACGGCGCCTGCTGCTCGAGATCGTCGACGCGGCAGCCGCCGCCTGGGACGGGCGGCGCGTCGGCGTCCGTCTGTCGCCCTTCTGGACCTCCGGTGACCTCTTCACCGCCGACGACGAGACGCTCGCCGACTACGACGAACTCGTCACGGAGCTGAGCGACCGCCCGGTGGCGTACCTGCACCTTCGGGGACCCGCCCAGGCCGCGCCCGGAGACGCCCCCGACTTCGGCGCGTTCGCGCGCTACCGGAAGCGTTTCGACGGCCCCTTGATCGCGAACCACGGCTTCGACCGCGAGTCCGGGAACGCCGTCATCGAGTCCGGGAACGCCGACGCGGTGTCGTTCGCCACGCACTTCATCGCCAACCCCGATCTGGTCACGCGGTTCGCCATGCACCGGGATCTGGCGACCGGCGACCCCGACACGTACTACGCCGGTGAGGCGGACGGCTATGTCGACTACCCCATGAGCGGCTGGCAGGACGACTCCCGGTAG